GGGACGCTAACCGCGGCGAGTGCGCGCACCCCTGCCGCTACAGCTACGCCTTAGTCGAAGAGAAACGGCCGGGTCAGTATTTTGGCATCGAAGAAGACGAGCGCGGCAGTTACATCATGAATTCTAAAGACCTGTGCCTCTTTCCGCACCTAAGAGAAGTCCTGCAAACCGGCATCGACGGGCTAAAAATCGAGGGGCGCATGAAGAGTGTGCACTACGTCGCCACCGTGACGCGAGCGTATCGGCTAGCGTTAGCGGCGCTAGCGCGCGGCGAAGAGCCTCTGCCGGAGCTCGCGCGAGAACTTCGCCAGGTTAGTCATCGCGCTTACACTACCGGCTTTGCGTTTGGCCCCCCGACAAATAGTGACCATCTTTACGCAGGAGGAAACCACCAAGGCGAAGCAGAATTCTTAGGGATAGTGCGGGGGTTTACGCCGGGGGATGGGCTGCTGATTGAGCAGCGGGGGAATTTTCGCGTCGGTCAAAGTGTGGAGTTTATAGGCCCCACCGAAGGCCCACTGCCATACGTCATCCCGAGCATGCTGAGCGCGGCGACGCGCACGCCGGTAGATACCGCGCGCCACGCACAGGAACTCCTATACGTGCCTTTTGCCAAGCCCATATCGGAGTATGCAATAATGCGCTCGGCGCCGGCGTAAAAAGTCTACAGCGAACGAGGAGGGCTCACATGAGCGGTTATGAACGCAGGGAACTAGCTAAGCGAAACCTTGTCTCTGCCACTAGCAGGGTGACAAAGCGCACGGGTCACGTAGCTAATGTAGCGGAAAGCCTGTTGGCGGTCACCAATAAAATTGCCCTGCAGGCCACGAAGCAGAGCGCTGCCGTGAGTTCTCTAAAGAGCAAAATGGACGCCTACGCGGGCTCTGCGGCAGACGTTCTTGTGACCAGTCAGGACTCGGTGGGCCTTGCCAAACGGGCGGTGGATGCCGCCGCGCAAGGTAAGCAGTCTGTGCAAGAGTTTCTCGCCGCCATGGAGAGCATTAAATCTGCGGTTGACGCGGCCAGGGCAGTAGTGGGCGTGCTAAACGCACGCACGCGCGATACCGACGAAATGCTTAACACCATCAGGGATATAGCCGAGGCCACGAGCATTTTAGCGCTCAACGCTTCCATTCAGTCTGCCCATGCCGGACAAGCGGGGAGAGGCTTTGC
This is a stretch of genomic DNA from Selenomonadales bacterium. It encodes these proteins:
- a CDS encoding U32 family peptidase codes for the protein MAELLAPAGTLEKLIFAIKYGADAVYASGVRYGMRAYAGNFSLDDLAAGIAFAHQHGRKVYVTVNIIPHNDDLAGLPEYLRQLSEIGADAVILADPAVLVSAREVIPEMELHLSTQANAVNWQSVRFWAEQGIRRVILARELSLAEVAQIRRRVPDVELEMFVHGAMCISYSGRCLLSNYMTGRDANRGECAHPCRYSYALVEEKRPGQYFGIEEDERGSYIMNSKDLCLFPHLREVLQTGIDGLKIEGRMKSVHYVATVTRAYRLALAALARGEEPLPELARELRQVSHRAYTTGFAFGPPTNSDHLYAGGNHQGEAEFLGIVRGFTPGDGLLIEQRGNFRVGQSVEFIGPTEGPLPYVIPSMLSAATRTPVDTARHAQELLYVPFAKPISEYAIMRSAPA